Proteins encoded within one genomic window of Companilactobacillus zhachilii:
- a CDS encoding APC family permease gives MTELDTKKKYISWPVLALMDFVTVVGFDDLTYNFQNQGMGVITSWIIMILLYVIPYSLMVGQLGSTFDDDGGGLTSWVRETSGEFLGYFAAWTYWAASIPYVVDTANTIAVAMGWVVNGDARLQTQMSNSHFALFTLLIFIFFIIIQSRFERSLEVLSTIGGIAMFGMTVLFVLMTVTALSMGGHIATKPLTVHTIVPTFNLHYLTTLGFLIFAINGAERIAPFVTKMRNPNRDFPKAMIMLSIMTGFLTIFGSFSLGVFFNAYHLPDDLKINGSYYAFQALGQRFHMGNTLMYLFAFTEIFYLAALLAVLLNAMTRMLISDTGNRYMPKFLRKTNSAGLPINGYLLTVGLSAFIMFLGILLPNMKDIFNWLLNLNGIISPGVTCWIFWSYIKIRMDDDKYKSGYVYIKNKTMSLAVGWWCLLVTGVATIAAIGPQDVPFGSSMWWYELVINFVAIIVLIGLGFVLPYITKRERRSQTGTAFTKIQRFGIGVAVMATLLGDLYLGDANFNRNIGYIILLTAAGLILTIAMGWREHDLKESLE, from the coding sequence ATGACAGAATTAGATACAAAGAAGAAGTATATCAGCTGGCCAGTATTGGCCCTTATGGATTTTGTGACAGTTGTTGGGTTCGATGACCTGACTTACAACTTCCAAAATCAGGGAATGGGCGTAATAACGTCCTGGATCATTATGATTCTCCTGTATGTTATTCCGTATTCATTAATGGTAGGCCAACTTGGCTCGACGTTTGATGATGATGGAGGCGGGTTAACATCATGGGTAAGAGAAACTAGTGGGGAATTCTTAGGTTACTTCGCAGCTTGGACATATTGGGCTGCTTCAATTCCTTACGTTGTTGATACCGCGAATACAATTGCTGTGGCAATGGGCTGGGTCGTTAATGGCGATGCACGTTTGCAGACACAGATGTCGAATAGTCATTTCGCATTATTCACGTTATTGATTTTTATTTTCTTCATAATTATTCAATCCCGCTTTGAGCGATCACTTGAAGTACTGAGTACTATCGGTGGAATTGCCATGTTTGGAATGACGGTTTTATTCGTTTTGATGACTGTGACGGCACTGTCGATGGGTGGTCATATTGCGACGAAACCATTGACGGTTCATACAATCGTACCAACATTTAATTTGCATTATTTAACTACCTTAGGGTTTTTGATTTTTGCAATTAATGGTGCCGAGAGAATTGCGCCCTTTGTAACAAAGATGCGTAATCCTAACCGTGACTTTCCTAAAGCAATGATTATGTTGTCCATCATGACGGGATTTTTGACCATTTTCGGATCATTTTCTCTGGGCGTATTTTTCAACGCTTACCATTTACCAGATGATTTGAAAATCAATGGTTCCTATTATGCCTTTCAAGCCTTGGGTCAAAGATTCCACATGGGCAATACATTAATGTATCTCTTCGCCTTTACAGAAATCTTTTATTTAGCAGCTTTGTTGGCTGTTTTGCTAAATGCAATGACTAGAATGTTGATTTCTGATACGGGTAATCGTTATATGCCAAAGTTCTTGCGGAAAACAAATTCAGCAGGCTTGCCAATTAACGGTTATCTACTAACGGTTGGTTTGAGTGCTTTCATTATGTTTTTAGGTATTTTGTTACCTAATATGAAAGATATCTTTAATTGGCTATTAAATTTAAATGGAATTATTTCGCCAGGGGTAACTTGTTGGATTTTCTGGTCTTATATTAAGATTAGAATGGATGACGATAAGTATAAGTCTGGATATGTTTATATAAAAAATAAAACAATGTCGTTGGCAGTCGGCTGGTGGTGTCTGTTAGTTACAGGCGTTGCGACGATTGCAGCGATTGGACCACAAGATGTTCCGTTTGGTTCATCAATGTGGTGGTATGAATTGGTGATAAATTTTGTAGCCATTATTGTTTTAATTGGCTTAGGATTTGTATTACCATACATAACAAAGAGAGAAAGACGCAGTCAAACTGGTACAGCCTTTACGAAAATACAACGTTTCGGAATTGGTGTGGCAGTTATGGCAACGTTATTAGGCGATTTGTATTTGGGCGATGCCAATTTCAATCGTAACATTGGGTATATCATTTTATTAACAGCCGCAGGACTCATACTGACGATAGCTATGGGTTGGCGCGAACATGATTTGAAGGAGAGTCTTGAATAG
- a CDS encoding PadR family transcriptional regulator, which yields MARSNTLQYMILGLLTRRPMTGYDIKQTFDKEKAEFWTAPFSQIYPELNRMLKDNQINLLKTDPKNSRRKTYQLTNQGQSFFKDWLILPLSSESTTLDNDNFILRLHFLGTQQQSTINQLLELRIKTINIEIAQLELELTEVINHPEQLGRELIIKKELTNKKADVKLWKNEIKG from the coding sequence ATGGCACGTTCTAACACATTGCAATACATGATTCTAGGCCTACTTACTCGTCGACCAATGACTGGCTACGATATCAAACAAACTTTTGATAAAGAAAAAGCCGAATTTTGGACAGCCCCATTTAGTCAAATCTATCCCGAGTTGAATCGGATGCTTAAAGATAACCAAATTAATCTCCTTAAAACTGATCCCAAAAATAGTCGTCGAAAAACCTATCAGCTAACCAATCAAGGACAAAGTTTTTTCAAAGATTGGCTAATCCTACCATTATCATCAGAAAGTACAACGCTAGATAATGACAATTTCATTTTACGGTTACACTTTCTAGGAACCCAACAACAATCCACTATAAATCAACTACTAGAACTAAGAATCAAAACGATAAATATTGAAATTGCTCAGCTAGAATTAGAATTAACTGAAGTGATCAATCATCCGGAACAACTAGGTCGGGAATTGATTATCAAAAAAGAGTTAACTAATAAAAAGGCTGACGTGAAGTTGTGGAAAAATGAAATCAAAGGATAG
- a CDS encoding M15 family metallopeptidase: MPQLQTGFTNIQALDSSIIVDLRYATTNNFTNKIIYDFTTAIARTGTAKKLAIANADLRNQGYRIKIWDAYRPVKAQEKLFQVYPDPTFVAKPNPNFSHQKGVTFDVTLCDLDGNELTMPTPFDDFSEKAHRNSTWSPKAEKNYQILNTAMEKAGFIGYENEWWDYRDADMDEYEPAIADPNEY; this comes from the coding sequence ATGCCACAATTACAAACTGGTTTTACTAACATTCAAGCTCTTGATTCCAGCATTATTGTCGACCTGCGCTACGCCACTACCAATAATTTTACTAATAAAATAATTTATGATTTTACCACAGCAATCGCTCGAACTGGAACTGCAAAAAAACTGGCTATTGCCAATGCAGACTTAAGAAACCAAGGTTACCGAATTAAGATTTGGGACGCCTATCGACCAGTTAAAGCTCAAGAAAAATTATTTCAAGTTTATCCTGATCCAACCTTTGTCGCTAAACCTAATCCCAATTTCTCACATCAAAAAGGTGTGACCTTCGACGTGACGCTCTGCGACTTAGACGGAAATGAATTAACCATGCCCACACCATTTGATGATTTCAGTGAAAAAGCTCATCGAAATTCCACCTGGTCTCCCAAAGCAGAAAAGAATTATCAAATTCTCAATACTGCTATGGAAAAAGCAGGTTTCATTGGCTATGAAAACGAGTGGTGGGATTATCGCGATGCTGATATGGATGAGTATGAACCAGCAATCGCTGACCCAAACGAATACTAA
- a CDS encoding APC family permease: protein MEDLEPKKSYISWPILALMDFVTVIGFDDLTYNFQNQGMGVITSWIIMLFLYVIPYSLMVGQLGSVFNHEGGGLTSWVRGTSGEFLGYFTAWTYWAASIPYVVDTANSIVVGLGWAYFGDARLQDHMSNGWFAFWTLATFIVFIFVQSRFKRSLEFLSTIGGIAMFGMTVLFVLMTFTALARGGHIATQPMNIHTIIPKFDLHYLTTVGLLIYAVNGAELIAPFVTKMRHPKREFPKAMIMLAVMTAFLTIFGSFSLGVFFNAYHLPNDLKMNGSYYAFQALGEQYHLGNLLMYIFAWTEVFYLAALLAVLLDAMTRMLISDTGAKYMPKVLRKTNGNGLPVNGYLLTCGLSAFIMLLGIFLPSMNDIFNWLLNLNGIISPGVTCWIFFAFIKIRQDSKKYPSDYVYIKNDKLALSVGWWCLIVTALATIFGIGPQDVKFGGSTWWYELVINFVAIIVLIGLGVVLPYVTRREERSTTGSAFTRLQWSGILAALFLTIVGDLYLGGSNYQHNIVSIVGISILGIILVIVFGWKEYNLIED from the coding sequence ATGGAAGATTTGGAACCAAAAAAGAGCTATATTAGCTGGCCAATTCTTGCCTTAATGGATTTTGTTACTGTAATCGGTTTTGATGATTTAACTTATAACTTTCAAAACCAAGGTATGGGTGTTATTACTTCATGGATTATCATGCTATTTTTATATGTCATCCCATATTCATTAATGGTTGGTCAATTAGGATCAGTTTTCAATCACGAAGGTGGCGGTTTGACGTCATGGGTTCGTGGTACTAGTGGGGAATTTTTAGGCTATTTTACTGCTTGGACTTATTGGGCAGCTTCAATTCCTTATGTGGTCGATACGGCCAATTCAATTGTCGTTGGTCTAGGTTGGGCATACTTCGGGGATGCTCGTTTGCAAGATCATATGTCAAATGGCTGGTTTGCTTTTTGGACATTAGCCACATTTATTGTCTTTATTTTTGTACAGTCACGTTTCAAGCGTTCATTGGAATTCTTGAGTACTATTGGTGGAATTGCCATGTTTGGAATGACTGTTTTATTCGTGTTAATGACTTTTACAGCCTTAGCTCGTGGTGGTCATATTGCTACACAACCAATGAATATTCACACGATTATTCCTAAGTTTGATTTGCATTATCTAACGACCGTTGGTTTATTGATCTATGCGGTTAATGGTGCAGAATTGATTGCACCGTTCGTTACGAAAATGCGTCATCCTAAACGAGAATTTCCTAAGGCTATGATTATGTTAGCTGTTATGACAGCTTTCTTAACAATCTTTGGATCATTCTCACTAGGCGTTTTCTTCAATGCCTATCATTTACCAAATGATTTGAAGATGAATGGCTCATATTATGCGTTCCAAGCGTTAGGTGAGCAATATCATCTGGGTAATTTATTAATGTATATTTTTGCTTGGACCGAAGTTTTCTATTTGGCAGCTTTGTTAGCCGTCTTGTTGGATGCAATGACCAGAATGTTGATTTCAGATACTGGCGCCAAGTATATGCCAAAAGTTTTGCGTAAAACTAATGGTAATGGATTACCAGTTAATGGTTACTTACTAACTTGTGGATTGAGTGCCTTTATTATGTTATTAGGTATTTTCTTGCCAAGTATGAATGATATTTTTAACTGGCTCTTGAACTTGAACGGAATTATTTCACCAGGTGTTACTTGCTGGATTTTCTTTGCATTTATTAAGATTCGTCAAGATAGTAAAAAGTATCCATCAGATTATGTTTATATCAAAAATGACAAGTTAGCATTGTCAGTCGGTTGGTGGTGTTTGATTGTCACAGCCTTGGCAACTATTTTTGGAATTGGACCACAAGATGTTAAATTTGGTGGTTCAACTTGGTGGTATGAATTAGTTATTAACTTTGTCGCAATTATTGTATTGATTGGATTAGGAGTAGTCTTGCCATATGTAACTCGTCGTGAAGAACGTAGTACAACAGGTTCTGCCTTTACACGTCTTCAATGGAGTGGAATTTTGGCAGCATTGTTCCTAACGATTGTTGGTGATTTATACTTAGGTGGTTCAAATTATCAACATAATATTGTCTCAATTGTTGGTATTAGTATTTTGGGGATTATTTTGGTAATTGTCTTTGGTTGGAAAGAATATAACTTGATTGAAGATTAG
- a CDS encoding class I SAM-dependent methyltransferase, giving the protein MAKEDIRQDINDNQANWNDRAKVHINSKFYDVENLINDSHKISETTLHDYDVLKPFLPNSNISGLDLLHLQCHIGTDTLSWKRLGAKKVFGLDFSNRSLRYAQEIAQKAQAEITYVQGDARFASDKITDKFDVIVTSMGTITWLPELDNWAKSIYQLLKDGGTFMIRDDHPILNTLNFETFNMTADYFNLDVDTYRSDESYTDNAGIKITHTLNHNWNHDFQEITSALLKAGLTIEFLGEYPRTEWPALKDLVQKDGWFVLPEDAPQIPLTFALVVKKL; this is encoded by the coding sequence ATGGCTAAGGAAGATATTCGACAAGATATTAACGACAATCAGGCTAACTGGAATGATCGTGCAAAGGTTCATATCAATTCAAAATTTTACGACGTTGAGAATTTAATAAATGATTCTCATAAAATTTCAGAGACGACGCTACATGATTACGATGTTCTCAAGCCTTTTTTGCCAAATAGTAATATTTCAGGGTTAGATTTGTTACATCTTCAGTGTCATATTGGGACAGATACATTGTCGTGGAAGCGTTTGGGTGCCAAGAAAGTTTTTGGTTTAGACTTTTCGAATCGGTCGTTACGTTATGCTCAAGAGATTGCCCAAAAAGCTCAAGCGGAAATTACATATGTCCAAGGGGATGCCCGTTTTGCGTCTGATAAAATTACTGACAAATTTGATGTGATTGTAACTAGTATGGGAACGATTACGTGGCTACCTGAATTAGATAACTGGGCAAAATCAATCTACCAACTTTTGAAAGATGGTGGAACGTTCATGATTAGAGATGATCATCCGATTTTAAATACCTTAAATTTTGAAACGTTTAATATGACGGCGGATTACTTCAATCTTGATGTTGATACTTATAGAAGTGACGAATCGTATACTGATAATGCTGGAATTAAAATCACCCATACACTAAACCATAATTGGAATCATGATTTTCAAGAAATAACATCCGCCTTATTGAAAGCTGGATTAACGATTGAATTTTTAGGTGAATATCCGCGAACTGAATGGCCAGCCTTGAAAGATTTGGTTCAAAAAGATGGCTGGTTTGTATTGCCGGAAGATGCTCCACAAATTCCGTTGACATTTGCCTTGGTAGTTAAAAAGCTTTAA
- a CDS encoding NAD-dependent epimerase/dehydratase family protein gives MAKKVVIFGANGFLGSEFAKAFIENGDSVTSVSRTGEPLGNDAWHKQVDWKIGNALSKGFWSENLKDADVVVDTIGEYKEQPNENLTFEKVNYQSALNIADAAEENKVPVFVYISAEDIPNANKRYIQTKRDAEANLNKRDFRTVIIRPTTMVTSDDKVDTDEKYHSIGVDMVALVGIDAVENSKKNVTLGIEELDNDEVNE, from the coding sequence ATGGCAAAAAAAGTAGTTATTTTTGGAGCAAATGGCTTTTTAGGAAGTGAGTTTGCTAAAGCATTTATTGAAAATGGTGATTCAGTAACAAGTGTTTCAAGAACCGGAGAACCTCTAGGCAACGATGCTTGGCACAAACAAGTTGATTGGAAGATTGGGAATGCTTTGTCAAAGGGATTCTGGAGTGAAAATCTAAAAGATGCCGATGTAGTTGTGGACACAATTGGAGAATATAAAGAACAACCAAATGAGAATTTAACCTTTGAAAAAGTTAACTATCAAAGTGCTTTGAATATTGCCGATGCAGCAGAAGAGAACAAAGTTCCTGTCTTTGTTTATATTTCAGCTGAAGATATTCCTAACGCCAACAAGCGTTATATTCAAACAAAACGCGATGCTGAAGCTAACCTAAATAAGCGTGATTTCAGAACCGTTATTATTCGTCCAACGACGATGGTAACAAGCGATGATAAAGTAGATACAGACGAGAAGTATCACAGCATTGGAGTTGATATGGTAGCATTGGTTGGGATTGATGCCGTTGAAAATTCTAAGAAGAACGTGACACTTGGAATCGAAGAATTGGATAATGACGAAGTAAATGAATAG
- a CDS encoding cytosine permease, whose product MATKEHIQATTSDQRAMSKWDMFATWIGANANNGTWYIGGVIAAVGLIKASTLLVVVGSLSYILLGLASYMGYKTGLPAMVLTRPSFGVKGSIIPSIVNVVQFIGWAAINTFIAATSISFILKDLLGWDNSSFHNQFSIIIGIVVMSILHLISISLGEKSVKWIERFGIILVIILVTWESIVVLKTVPFHDIVKYQPAAKFQLPSGKIVDILAAFNLAWVTAAADFSRFTKDKHAATTASFLGANIGLFWFAFIGLIATIATAITINKFDPNNADPSTIAAKLGLGILAMLVIVITSTTANAVNLMAAGSALTNIFHRLKLTPALWIVTLVATVMTFIPVYIASFLTTFETFLDGIGMFLGPEIAIFLVDFFFIKRKDYEVSQFSKVNGSYWYTKGVNLIAIATWAIGVISYLGLNKLDFIVNTVGATFPAMLITAILYYVVANMKNKQIN is encoded by the coding sequence ATGGCAACAAAAGAACACATTCAAGCAACCACATCCGACCAGCGGGCCATGTCCAAATGGGATATGTTCGCTACTTGGATCGGAGCCAACGCTAACAACGGAACATGGTATATCGGTGGTGTTATCGCAGCTGTTGGTCTAATCAAAGCATCTACACTGTTGGTAGTTGTTGGTTCACTTTCTTATATTCTATTAGGATTAGCATCATATATGGGCTATAAAACAGGACTCCCAGCTATGGTGTTAACTCGACCATCTTTCGGCGTTAAAGGCTCTATCATCCCTTCAATCGTCAATGTTGTCCAATTCATCGGTTGGGCAGCAATCAATACTTTTATCGCTGCAACATCAATCAGCTTTATTCTAAAAGATCTTCTCGGTTGGGACAATTCATCCTTCCACAACCAATTCAGCATTATTATTGGTATTGTCGTTATGTCCATTCTACATCTAATTTCTATTTCATTAGGTGAAAAATCAGTTAAATGGATCGAACGTTTTGGAATTATTCTAGTTATTATTTTAGTTACTTGGGAATCTATCGTTGTTTTGAAGACAGTCCCTTTTCACGATATCGTTAAATATCAACCCGCCGCAAAGTTTCAACTGCCCAGTGGTAAAATCGTTGATATCTTAGCCGCTTTTAACCTAGCTTGGGTCACGGCCGCAGCTGACTTCAGTCGTTTTACAAAAGATAAACACGCTGCCACAACTGCTTCATTTTTAGGAGCAAATATCGGTTTGTTCTGGTTTGCCTTTATTGGTTTGATCGCCACTATCGCAACAGCTATTACCATCAATAAATTTGATCCTAACAACGCCGACCCTAGTACAATCGCTGCTAAGTTAGGCTTAGGTATTTTAGCAATGCTAGTTATCGTTATCACAAGTACAACTGCTAATGCGGTTAACTTAATGGCCGCCGGTTCCGCTCTAACCAATATCTTCCACCGTCTTAAACTAACGCCAGCCTTATGGATCGTTACGTTAGTCGCAACCGTTATGACATTTATTCCTGTCTATATCGCCAGTTTCTTAACAACCTTTGAGACATTTCTCGACGGTATCGGAATGTTCTTGGGACCAGAGATTGCCATTTTCCTAGTTGATTTCTTCTTTATCAAACGCAAGGATTACGAAGTTTCTCAATTTTCAAAAGTTAATGGTAGCTACTGGTACACCAAAGGGGTCAATTTAATAGCCATTGCCACTTGGGCTATTGGGGTTATTAGTTACCTCGGACTAAATAAACTCGATTTCATCGTCAATACCGTTGGTGCCACTTTCCCAGCAATGTTAATCACTGCTATTTTATATTACGTAGTTGCCAACATGAAAAATAAACAAATTAACTAA
- a CDS encoding DUF1836 domain-containing protein, which translates to MDELQVWLDKMEDYRLPRFDELPELDLYRDQLLTLVDKYIGPVWLEDGPVVTTSMVNNYVKNGLMPHPEKKRYTREHLAYLIAITFLKQVVSISEIQEGLDVQTKLNGGIAKAYDFFCEKQELALKMLNHREEGQVLSEKNQSAAYLLVEMVTIAFATKLITKKILMIETHNLDEKS; encoded by the coding sequence ATGGATGAATTGCAAGTTTGGCTAGATAAAATGGAGGATTATCGTTTACCAAGATTTGATGAACTGCCTGAATTGGACTTATATCGTGATCAACTGTTGACGCTAGTTGATAAGTATATCGGTCCTGTTTGGTTGGAAGATGGTCCAGTTGTTACAACTTCAATGGTTAATAACTATGTGAAAAATGGTCTGATGCCACATCCAGAAAAGAAACGTTACACTCGTGAACATTTAGCTTATTTGATTGCTATTACTTTCTTGAAACAGGTCGTTTCAATTAGTGAGATTCAAGAAGGTCTAGACGTTCAAACCAAACTAAATGGTGGGATTGCCAAAGCCTACGACTTTTTCTGTGAGAAACAGGAATTGGCCTTAAAGATGTTGAATCATCGAGAAGAGGGGCAGGTACTGTCTGAAAAGAATCAGTCAGCAGCCTATTTGCTAGTCGAAATGGTAACAATCGCCTTTGCCACAAAATTAATTACTAAAAAAATATTGATGATTGAAACACATAATTTAGACGAAAAGAGTTAA
- a CDS encoding MFS transporter — MKQVKNKNLTMILLGIGIVIFMSTLDSSIVTVALPVLSRALHTNMSLVNWVVTLYLIVMSSTLMIFGKLGDKYGKIRFFKWGTAIFVISSMLCALSLNWLSLILARSLQAIGAAMTMATSNGIIVEGFPDNRRGQALGWMGSFVSLGGIIGPSLGGILLNFFPWHIIFWLNVPVGAIAIYLLVKYLPSKLDKTFVSDGFDLAGSILLLVGFTSMFIGILLSQQWGWADWRILSLTLVGLILLIILYRYESKQKEPILPVSLFKNKWFTMQLLACFMVFIVDFFFDVLAPFYLQNAREFSPLFSGFFLLIFPVVQLFIAPMSGSLADRHDPFKITLVGLAIISFGQIFYVFSGLHNPVWIFAIGAALAGLGNGLFHSPNNVLVMSNVAAKDYGSAGSVYSLARTVGMVVGSALSTTLLFGSMSILNGSRVKSYTPNNPQLFIDGMHLTFGLSCLISVALLLGIFLWHRKAKRMQN, encoded by the coding sequence ATGAAACAAGTTAAAAATAAAAACCTAACAATGATCTTGCTAGGTATTGGGATTGTGATTTTTATGTCTACTCTCGATAGTAGCATTGTTACCGTGGCGCTACCAGTGTTGAGTCGGGCACTTCATACCAATATGAGTTTAGTCAATTGGGTCGTTACTTTATATTTGATAGTAATGAGTAGTACTTTGATGATTTTTGGAAAACTTGGTGATAAATATGGAAAAATCAGATTTTTCAAATGGGGAACAGCTATATTTGTTATTAGTTCAATGCTCTGTGCCTTATCACTAAACTGGCTGTCACTAATATTAGCTCGAAGTTTGCAGGCAATTGGTGCAGCAATGACAATGGCAACTTCAAATGGGATTATTGTCGAGGGTTTTCCAGATAATCGCCGTGGTCAAGCCTTGGGATGGATGGGGTCGTTCGTTTCACTAGGTGGAATTATTGGACCCAGTCTTGGTGGAATATTATTGAATTTCTTTCCATGGCATATTATCTTTTGGTTGAATGTCCCAGTGGGAGCAATTGCAATTTATCTTTTAGTAAAATATCTTCCTAGTAAATTGGATAAAACTTTTGTCAGCGATGGCTTTGATTTGGCGGGATCAATTTTATTATTAGTTGGTTTCACCAGTATGTTTATCGGAATTCTTTTGAGCCAACAGTGGGGCTGGGCCGATTGGCGGATTCTTAGTTTAACGCTGGTTGGATTGATTTTATTAATAATCTTATATCGTTATGAGTCAAAACAAAAAGAACCAATTTTACCAGTTTCGTTATTCAAAAATAAATGGTTTACGATGCAGTTATTAGCCTGTTTTATGGTCTTCATCGTTGATTTCTTTTTCGATGTTTTAGCGCCATTTTATTTACAAAATGCACGTGAATTTAGTCCATTATTTAGCGGCTTTTTCTTGTTGATTTTTCCAGTGGTTCAATTATTTATTGCACCGATGTCAGGTTCATTGGCAGATCGTCACGATCCGTTTAAGATTACTTTAGTTGGCTTGGCAATAATTAGTTTCGGACAAATTTTCTATGTCTTTAGTGGACTACATAATCCCGTTTGGATTTTTGCGATTGGAGCCGCTTTGGCAGGATTAGGAAATGGGTTATTCCATTCTCCAAATAATGTTTTAGTTATGAGTAATGTTGCTGCCAAAGATTATGGCTCTGCAGGTAGTGTCTACAGTTTAGCCAGAACGGTGGGAATGGTCGTTGGTTCAGCCTTATCAACGACGTTATTGTTTGGCTCGATGTCGATTCTAAATGGAAGTCGTGTTAAATCATACACACCTAATAATCCACAGTTGTTTATTGATGGAATGCACCTTACCTTTGGATTATCTTGTTTAATTAGTGTGGCTTTATTATTGGGTATTTTCTTGTGGCATCGTAAAGCTAAAAGAATGCAAAATTAA
- a CDS encoding DegV family protein, translating to MEKIAVLVDSCCDLPKEYLDKTGIYELPMQIAYHDKTYRDRIEISAEEVYQNLPIEIPKTSLPSGDSIQTTLDQIAADGYDHIVSISVSSSLSGTFNFLKVFLDEDDRFKSAYFDTKQVAVAAGLIAVGAKNMIDDGKDFADVTAKVAEMITNTIVYFCIPTLTYLRAGGRISATAAAVGGMLKLAPIITCKADGSYTIAAKARGMKKGQKMMLGFAQDFLGDDKDYLLAVGHGADEAGGQKMLDLLHANDIHGQQEFLGQVGPALGVHTGPGLVGIGMVKI from the coding sequence ATGGAAAAGATTGCTGTATTGGTAGATTCCTGCTGTGATTTGCCAAAAGAATATCTCGATAAAACTGGTATCTATGAATTACCAATGCAAATTGCTTACCATGATAAGACTTACCGTGATCGGATAGAAATTTCCGCCGAAGAGGTTTATCAAAATTTACCGATTGAAATTCCTAAAACGTCCTTACCATCAGGTGATTCAATTCAAACAACGCTTGATCAGATTGCGGCAGATGGTTATGACCATATTGTCTCAATTTCGGTTTCTTCAAGTTTAAGTGGAACGTTTAATTTTTTGAAGGTTTTTCTTGATGAAGATGATCGCTTTAAGTCAGCTTATTTTGATACGAAACAAGTAGCTGTGGCGGCAGGATTAATCGCTGTCGGTGCTAAAAATATGATTGACGACGGTAAAGACTTTGCCGATGTTACAGCTAAAGTTGCTGAAATGATAACTAATACGATTGTGTACTTCTGCATTCCTACGTTGACTTACTTACGTGCAGGTGGTCGAATTAGCGCAACTGCTGCAGCCGTCGGTGGCATGTTAAAGTTAGCACCAATCATTACATGTAAAGCCGATGGATCATATACGATTGCCGCTAAAGCGCGTGGTATGAAAAAAGGTCAAAAGATGATGTTGGGTTTTGCTCAAGACTTCTTGGGTGATGACAAGGATTATCTTTTGGCAGTCGGACATGGAGCTGATGAAGCTGGTGGGCAAAAGATGCTTGATTTACTACATGCTAACGATATCCATGGTCAACAAGAATTCTTAGGTCAAGTTGGACCAGCCCTTGGCGTTCATACTGGACCAGGTTTAGTTGGTATCGGAATGGTTAAAATTTAA